One window from the genome of Grus americana isolate bGruAme1 chromosome 2, bGruAme1.mat, whole genome shotgun sequence encodes:
- the LOC129202879 gene encoding uncharacterized protein LOC129202879 isoform X2, translating to MLQVYFLPYLNPSCKVYSSVNFSVLGSRHDGLSGVTIYFPFQVQYEANLPNLVTSYSRDPLNLKLKSQHLNTVFSDPGLEPLKGKQKDSNRRFLTYKPCESKWDPRLLLPKNPWPPKSASFTRHRQRRGAHTAFLDRVEEKLCQLQQGEAGRDESQPEQHGAEEKAMR from the exons atgttacaggtttattttttacCTTACCTAAATCCATCATGTAAAGTTTATTCTTCAGTTAACTTCAGTGTTCTTGGTTCTAGGCATGATGGCTTATCTGGTGttacaatatattttccttttcaagtaCAGTATGAAGCTAATTTACCAAATCTTGTGACAAGTTACTCCAGAGATCctttaaatctgaaattaaaatcacaacATTTAAACACAG TATTTTCAGATCCTGGACTTGAACcactgaaaggaaagcaaaaggattCTAATAGGAGATTTCTTACATACAAACCCTGTGAAAGCAAATGGGATCCACGACTGCTACTACCAAAGAATCCCTGGCCACCTAAATCTGCTTCATTTACa AGGCACAGACAGCGGCGTGGTGCTCACACTGCATTCCTGGATCGTGTGGAGGAAaagctgtgccagctgcagcagggagaggcaggcagagat GAATCCCAGCCTGAACAGCATGGTGCTGAGGAGAAAGCAATGCGGTAG
- the LOC129202879 gene encoding uncharacterized protein LOC129202879 isoform X1, producing MFTLHQEEQQFLFKSQTKFSASLDLPSSQQQTIVQQPKAKTDVWLKQPPDFSYRLYRSSNPSQKPQGKGKGEPKPKMTSEPIVMQQLSRLRSRLLLPLSEKKRDLPQLVTRFPRIGSYEAKILFVKNGKYKTGVYEDPKPHDYRQYEANLPNLVTSYSRDPLNLKLKSQHLNTVFSDPGLEPLKGKQKDSNRRFLTYKPCESKWDPRLLLPKNPWPPKSASFTRHRQRRGAHTAFLDRVEEKLCQLQQGEAGRDVSVRSARVGTQGLVTSRGQT from the exons ATGTTCACTCTCCACCAAGAGGAgcaacaatttttatttaaaagtcaaACAAAATTTTCTGCAAGCCTTGATTTGCCTTCCTCCCAGCAACAAACTATAGTGCAGCAACCCAAAGCCAAAACAGATGTATGGCTAAAGCAGCCTCCTGATTTTAGCTACCGGCTCTATAGATCATCCAACCCTTCTCAGAAGCcacaaggaaagggaaaaggggaaccGAAGCCAAAAATGACCTCTGAGCCCATAGTCATGCAACAGCTTTCCAGGCTTAGGTCCAGGTTGCTCCTTCctctctcagaaaagaaaagggactTGCCTCAGCTTGTCACTCGCTTTCCACGGATCGGCTCTTATGAGGCCAAAATACTGTTTGTGAAGAATGGCAAATATAAGACTGGTGTATATGAAGACCCCAAACCGCACGATTACAGACAG TATGAAGCTAATTTACCAAATCTTGTGACAAGTTACTCCAGAGATCctttaaatctgaaattaaaatcacaacATTTAAACACAG TATTTTCAGATCCTGGACTTGAACcactgaaaggaaagcaaaaggattCTAATAGGAGATTTCTTACATACAAACCCTGTGAAAGCAAATGGGATCCACGACTGCTACTACCAAAGAATCCCTGGCCACCTAAATCTGCTTCATTTACa AGGCACAGACAGCGGCGTGGTGCTCACACTGCATTCCTGGATCGTGTGGAGGAAaagctgtgccagctgcagcagggagaggcaggcagagatgtGAGTGTTCGTTCTGCTAGAGTAGGGACACAGGGTCTAGTCACATCCAGAGGGCAAACATGA